In one window of Nakamurella sp. PAMC28650 DNA:
- a CDS encoding Lrp/AsnC family transcriptional regulator — protein sequence MVTAIVMIDVEADRIGEVAQAIADLPGVDQVYSCAGDVDLVAIASVADHTAIAELVPGHISKIPGVVRTVTHIAFRSYSQRDTADAFSIGLQD from the coding sequence GTGGTCACTGCCATCGTGATGATCGACGTGGAGGCCGATCGGATCGGCGAGGTCGCGCAGGCCATCGCCGACCTGCCCGGCGTCGACCAGGTGTACTCCTGCGCAGGGGACGTCGATCTGGTGGCGATCGCCTCGGTGGCCGACCACACGGCCATCGCCGAGCTCGTGCCCGGCCACATCTCCAAGATCCCGGGGGTGGTGCGCACCGTGACGCACATCGCGTTCCGTTCGTACTCCCAACGCGACACCGCCGACGCCTTCTCGATCGGTCTCCAGGACTAG
- a CDS encoding DEDD exonuclease domain-containing protein: MGTRGNTSLSDAAYGQHSFDELGDPLREVTFVVVDLETTGGSSVTESITEFGAVKVRGGEVLGEFATLVDPGRAIPPQIVMLTGITDAMLVDAPKIAVVMPSFLEFIRGSVLVAHNAGFDIGFLKAACARLGLPWPGNPVVDTVRLARRVLTREEAPSVRLGLLAPLLGSTVAPDHRALTDARATVDVLHALFERLGPLGVQSLTELQQLSRDVSPARRRKRGLADHLPSTPGVYLFRGPSDEVLYVGTSVNLRQRVRSYFGAGETRGKIKQMITLAQRVDYVECSHALEALVREQRMIAIHQPKYNRRSRAPFKVFWVVLTSETFPRLSIVGTPPAGRAGALGPFTSRAAATTAVEALQEVVLIRRCSQRLRKTPDGSPCALAELGRCGAPCAGREDAGSYAAHVHRIAGLIDGSSDEVLERLRTELDRLAVQGRFDQAAVLRDRLSVLADAVDRRQRLGSFAGIEQLVTARPSPKGGWELAVIRYGRLAAAGRAGPGVDPMPVVDLLTASAETVIPGPGPLPGASAEETGTLLRWVEGPGTRLVHSTGPWSSPARGAGRWRPFMAAVHLARSVP; encoded by the coding sequence GTGGGCACCAGGGGTAACACCAGTCTGTCGGACGCCGCCTACGGTCAGCACAGCTTCGACGAACTGGGCGACCCCCTGCGAGAGGTGACCTTCGTCGTGGTCGACCTGGAGACCACCGGTGGGTCGTCGGTCACCGAGTCGATCACCGAGTTCGGCGCGGTGAAGGTGCGCGGCGGCGAGGTGCTCGGCGAATTCGCGACCCTGGTCGATCCGGGGCGCGCCATCCCGCCGCAGATCGTGATGCTCACGGGGATCACCGACGCGATGCTGGTCGACGCGCCGAAGATCGCCGTCGTCATGCCGTCCTTCCTGGAGTTCATCCGGGGATCGGTGCTGGTCGCGCACAACGCCGGTTTCGACATCGGGTTCCTCAAGGCGGCCTGCGCGCGGCTCGGGCTGCCGTGGCCGGGCAATCCGGTGGTCGACACCGTTCGGCTGGCCCGCCGCGTCCTGACCAGGGAGGAGGCCCCCAGCGTCCGGCTCGGGCTGCTGGCCCCGCTGCTCGGTTCCACCGTCGCCCCCGATCACCGCGCTCTCACCGACGCGAGGGCGACGGTGGACGTGCTGCACGCGCTGTTCGAGCGCCTCGGGCCCCTCGGCGTGCAGAGTCTCACCGAGCTGCAGCAGCTCTCCCGCGACGTCTCCCCCGCGCGGCGTCGCAAGCGCGGCCTGGCCGACCACCTGCCCAGCACTCCCGGCGTGTATCTGTTCCGCGGCCCGTCCGACGAGGTCCTGTACGTGGGGACGTCGGTCAACCTCCGGCAGCGGGTCAGATCGTATTTCGGCGCCGGTGAGACTCGCGGGAAGATCAAGCAGATGATCACCCTCGCGCAGCGGGTGGACTACGTCGAGTGCTCGCACGCCCTCGAGGCACTCGTCCGCGAACAGCGGATGATCGCGATCCACCAGCCGAAGTACAACCGGCGGTCCAGGGCGCCCTTCAAGGTGTTCTGGGTGGTGCTGACCAGCGAGACCTTTCCGCGGCTCAGCATCGTCGGCACTCCCCCGGCGGGCCGGGCGGGAGCGCTGGGCCCGTTCACCTCCCGGGCCGCCGCCACGACGGCCGTCGAGGCCCTGCAGGAAGTGGTCCTGATCCGTCGCTGCTCCCAACGGCTCCGCAAGACTCCGGACGGAAGTCCCTGTGCCCTGGCCGAACTCGGCCGCTGCGGCGCCCCGTGCGCCGGTCGCGAGGACGCCGGGAGCTACGCCGCCCACGTCCACCGGATCGCCGGCCTGATCGACGGTTCCTCCGACGAGGTGCTCGAACGCCTGCGGACCGAGCTCGACCGACTCGCGGTGCAGGGCCGGTTCGACCAGGCCGCGGTCCTGCGGGACCGGCTGTCGGTGCTGGCCGACGCCGTCGACCGCCGTCAGCGCCTCGGTTCGTTCGCCGGCATCGAGCAGTTGGTCACCGCGAGGCCCTCGCCCAAGGGGGGCTGGGAGCTCGCCGTCATACGCTACGGCCGGCTGGCGGCCGCCGGCCGGGCCGGACCCGGGGTCGATCCGATGCCGGTGGTCGATCTGCTCACCGCCTCCGCCGAGACCGTCATCCCCGGTCCTGGGCCACTTCCCGGGGCCAGCGCAGAGGAGACCGGCACGCTGCTGCGCTGGGTGGAGGGACCGGGGACACGACTGGTGCACAGCACCGGGCCGTGGTCCAGCCCGGCCCGCGGCGCCGGGCGGTGGCGGCCGTTCATGGCGGCCGTCCATCTGGCACGGTCCGTGCCCTAG
- a CDS encoding NYN domain-containing protein, producing MTDELPAVVRAVIVGWAAETLSTLLPAQTPASLARVARFTPAKRPRLGAAALLQAVEVDSGFRAAVAERARRFVDDDQESPDPADPARTAAAAHLLHLPTETELMAAVRAEAPPESRPETESLRALVRRLERDLARVTAERDRAGAQIHSVTAADQEVEKLRKRLREQGTRVRQAELAVQVAEDRNASELLSLRSEVARLTVEVTNWQERARLAADRADRAQESLGRLRERAGQHKATADRRLDLLLSTVEGAVSGLRREWDLAGGGIDPADLVAGRLPGSAAVPESTAEPSRLYAWLGLPAAHLIVDGYNVSKTGYPDLTLAQQRERLVRQLAALSARTSAEVTVVFDGAAVVVPAPPGRGIRVLFSPPGVIADDVIRDLVAAEPPGRVIVVVSSDREVADGVRRRGARTAGSGVLLGLIA from the coding sequence ATGACGGACGAGCTGCCTGCCGTGGTCCGGGCGGTGATCGTCGGCTGGGCGGCCGAGACCCTCTCGACGCTGCTACCGGCCCAGACCCCGGCGTCGCTGGCGAGGGTGGCCAGGTTCACCCCGGCGAAGCGGCCCCGCCTCGGTGCCGCCGCCCTGCTCCAGGCCGTCGAGGTCGACTCCGGATTCCGCGCCGCGGTCGCGGAGCGGGCCCGCCGGTTCGTCGACGACGACCAGGAGTCCCCCGATCCCGCCGATCCGGCCCGGACCGCGGCCGCCGCGCACCTGCTCCACCTTCCGACCGAGACGGAACTGATGGCCGCCGTGCGTGCCGAGGCGCCGCCGGAATCGCGGCCGGAGACCGAGTCTCTCCGGGCGCTCGTCCGTCGGTTGGAGCGCGACCTGGCCAGGGTCACCGCCGAACGGGACCGGGCCGGCGCGCAGATCCACTCGGTCACGGCGGCAGACCAGGAGGTCGAGAAGCTACGGAAGAGGTTGCGGGAGCAGGGCACCCGGGTCCGTCAGGCCGAGCTCGCGGTGCAGGTCGCCGAAGACCGGAACGCGTCGGAGTTGCTGTCCCTGCGGTCCGAGGTCGCGAGATTGACGGTCGAGGTGACCAACTGGCAGGAGCGGGCGCGGCTGGCGGCCGATCGGGCCGACCGCGCCCAGGAGAGCCTCGGCCGGCTCCGGGAGCGGGCCGGACAGCACAAGGCCACCGCCGACCGGCGGCTCGATCTGCTGCTGTCCACCGTCGAGGGAGCGGTCAGCGGGCTGCGCCGGGAATGGGATCTCGCCGGCGGGGGGATCGATCCCGCCGATCTGGTGGCGGGTCGCCTCCCTGGCTCGGCGGCGGTACCCGAGAGCACCGCCGAACCGTCGCGCCTGTACGCCTGGCTGGGGCTCCCGGCGGCCCATCTGATCGTCGACGGATACAACGTCAGCAAGACCGGCTACCCGGACCTGACGCTCGCACAGCAGCGTGAACGTCTGGTGCGCCAGCTGGCCGCGTTGTCCGCGCGCACCTCGGCCGAGGTGACCGTGGTGTTCGACGGCGCCGCGGTCGTGGTGCCGGCGCCTCCCGGACGTGGCATCAGGGTGCTGTTCTCCCCGCCGGGCGTCATCGCCGACGACGTGATCAGGGATCTGGTCGCCGCCGAACCGCCGGGCCGGGTGATCGTCGTGGTCAGCTCCGATCGCGAGGTGGCCGACGGCGTGCGTCGCCGGGGTGCGAGGACGGCGGGGTCCGGAGTCCTGCTGGGCCTCATCGCCTGA
- a CDS encoding NlpC/P60 family protein, with protein MATHVQNLPAPSLRRRNFRRTKTLIAGVAVTLGISLVGSLPAHAAPPAPPTTPSNSSDAKTAWENSSHQAEIASEQVNGAREAQAKAEQVARRAASDLTSTAARATASQQSSTAAIAAVASYQRKLDAFANASFRGARLSQFSVMLTATSANDFLDESTVVSRVAQDTQKTLTSAIAAKNTAARARTDADAAEAAAAAAKTKADQAVATADVSTLTAKRKKAELDAAVVIYKSLYDKLSVQEKAAAAAAAEKIRQESIRAAAALQAQSQAAAAAAKQNAVSSSSSSSSSSSAASAPAVANNKVQAGPSSSSSTPASTTSTSSAASSVSGGDAAGNAAAALALTKVGFSYVYGATGPDSFDCSGLTSWAWAQQGISIPRASYEQANLPEVPLSQLQPGDLVTYYSPVSHVAIYVGNGMVVSAADEQLGVVLRTVDRAGPDATGHRVPRG; from the coding sequence TTGGCGACGCACGTCCAAAATCTGCCTGCCCCCAGCTTGCGCCGTCGGAATTTCCGCAGGACCAAGACCCTGATCGCCGGAGTCGCCGTCACCCTCGGTATCAGCCTGGTCGGATCGCTTCCCGCCCACGCCGCGCCACCGGCGCCGCCCACCACCCCGTCCAACTCTTCGGACGCGAAGACGGCCTGGGAGAACAGCAGTCACCAGGCCGAGATCGCCAGCGAGCAGGTCAACGGGGCCAGGGAAGCGCAGGCGAAGGCCGAGCAGGTCGCCCGTCGGGCCGCCTCCGACCTGACCTCCACCGCGGCCAGAGCGACTGCATCGCAACAGTCTTCGACGGCCGCCATCGCCGCGGTGGCCTCCTACCAGCGGAAGCTCGACGCCTTCGCCAACGCCAGCTTCCGCGGTGCCCGGCTGAGCCAGTTCAGCGTGATGCTCACCGCGACCTCCGCCAACGACTTCCTGGACGAGTCGACCGTGGTGAGCCGCGTCGCGCAGGACACCCAGAAGACGCTGACCTCCGCCATCGCTGCGAAGAACACCGCGGCGAGGGCCAGGACCGACGCAGACGCCGCCGAGGCCGCTGCCGCCGCGGCGAAGACCAAGGCCGATCAGGCCGTGGCCACGGCCGACGTCTCCACGCTCACCGCCAAGAGGAAGAAGGCCGAGCTCGACGCGGCCGTCGTCATCTACAAGAGCCTCTACGACAAGCTCTCGGTGCAGGAGAAGGCGGCCGCTGCTGCGGCTGCCGAGAAGATCCGTCAGGAATCCATCCGAGCGGCCGCGGCCTTGCAGGCGCAGTCCCAGGCTGCCGCCGCCGCGGCGAAGCAGAACGCCGTCTCCTCGTCCAGTTCCTCGTCCTCGAGCAGCTCCGCCGCCTCGGCGCCGGCGGTCGCCAACAACAAGGTGCAGGCGGGTCCGTCGTCCTCCTCCAGCACGCCGGCGAGTACGACGAGCACGTCGAGCGCCGCGAGCAGCGTCTCCGGCGGCGATGCGGCCGGGAATGCCGCCGCGGCTCTGGCGCTGACCAAGGTCGGCTTCTCCTACGTCTACGGAGCCACCGGTCCGGACTCCTTCGACTGCTCCGGGCTGACGTCCTGGGCGTGGGCCCAGCAGGGCATCAGCATTCCGCGGGCCAGCTACGAGCAGGCCAACCTGCCGGAGGTTCCGCTGAGCCAGCTGCAGCCGGGTGACCTCGTCACCTATTACTCACCGGTCAGCCACGTCGCCATCTACGTCGGCAACGGCATGGTGGTCAGTGCGGCCGACGAGCAGCTCGGAGTGGTCCTGCGGACCGTCGACCGGGCCGGCCCCGACGCCACCGGTCACCGGGTTCCCCGGGGTTGA
- a CDS encoding glycosyltransferase family 4 protein: MRRTLLVTNDFPPRAGGIQSYVQALAQRMPADDLVVYAPRWPGDAEFDARQQFEVVRHPGSLMLPLPSVASRAADLVERHRIEAVWFGAAAPLALLTPALRRAGVVRAVASTHGHEVGWSMLPLSRQALARIGRQVDVVTYVSEYARNRFASALGPMAALEYLPAGVDTEVFRPDPVGRARVRAMLGLGDRPTVVCISRLVARKGQDMLIRALPAILSKVPDAVLVIVGDGPDRESLGRLASERQVTGSVVFAGGVPWPELPAHYAAGDVFAMPCRTRGRGLDVEGLGIVFLEASAAGLPVVAGDSGGAPEAVRQDETGTVVPGRDVTAIAEAVAGLLLDPDRSGRWGLAGRGWVADRWNWQRSADRLAELLSARSPGHYR, from the coding sequence GTGCGACGGACCCTGCTGGTGACCAACGACTTCCCACCCAGGGCCGGCGGTATCCAGTCCTACGTGCAGGCGCTGGCCCAACGGATGCCCGCTGACGACCTCGTCGTCTACGCGCCCCGTTGGCCCGGCGACGCCGAATTCGACGCCCGGCAGCAGTTCGAGGTGGTCCGTCATCCCGGGTCGCTGATGCTCCCGCTGCCATCGGTGGCCAGCAGGGCCGCCGATCTGGTCGAGCGTCACCGGATCGAAGCGGTCTGGTTCGGGGCCGCCGCACCACTGGCCCTGCTCACCCCGGCCCTGCGGCGGGCCGGCGTCGTGCGGGCGGTGGCCAGCACCCATGGTCACGAGGTGGGGTGGTCGATGCTTCCGTTGTCGCGTCAGGCCCTGGCCCGCATCGGCCGGCAGGTGGACGTCGTCACCTACGTCAGCGAGTACGCCAGGAATCGCTTCGCCTCGGCGCTCGGCCCGATGGCTGCTCTGGAATACCTTCCGGCCGGCGTGGACACGGAGGTGTTCCGGCCCGATCCCGTGGGCCGCGCCCGGGTGCGTGCGATGCTGGGCCTCGGTGACCGACCGACCGTCGTCTGCATCTCCCGGTTGGTGGCGCGCAAGGGTCAGGACATGCTGATTCGGGCGCTCCCGGCCATCCTGTCGAAGGTCCCGGACGCCGTCCTGGTGATCGTCGGGGACGGTCCGGACCGCGAGTCCCTCGGCAGGCTGGCATCCGAACGACAGGTCACCGGCAGCGTCGTGTTCGCCGGTGGCGTCCCATGGCCGGAACTGCCGGCCCACTATGCGGCCGGTGACGTCTTCGCGATGCCGTGCCGCACCCGAGGGCGGGGTCTGGACGTCGAGGGGCTCGGCATCGTCTTCCTGGAGGCCTCGGCCGCCGGACTCCCGGTGGTGGCCGGCGATTCCGGCGGGGCGCCGGAGGCCGTCCGGCAGGACGAGACCGGAACGGTGGTCCCAGGTCGTGACGTCACGGCCATCGCCGAGGCCGTGGCCGGTCTGCTGCTCGATCCCGACCGATCCGGACGCTGGGGTCTGGCCGGCCGCGGATGGGTCGCCGACCGGTGGAACTGGCAGCGTTCGGCAGATCGGTTGGCCGAGCTGCTGAGCGCCCGATCGCCTGGCCATTACCGTTGA
- a CDS encoding metallophosphoesterase, with product MRISFVSDVHGNIDGLARAAEQAEQLIVLGDLLDYVDYHEFGNGILGQIFGAEKVREFAGLRASGDFRALHDYNRAMWDSLSDGAGVLTEVVADRYLEVLEAVGPDTLLILGNVDVASIWEDVVGSRLPHRDGQVIELAGRKFGFVAGGSTRPGFVARPSEQAWKPMVRSAQEFRSVTASLGPVDVLCSHIPPNLAMLRYDRYPGRMEMYGPGLLEAIDSDQPAFSLFGHVHQPLARRTRRGRTECINVGHFQRFPTAFDIEFD from the coding sequence GTGAGGATCTCTTTCGTCTCGGACGTGCACGGCAACATCGACGGACTGGCCAGGGCCGCCGAGCAGGCAGAGCAGCTGATCGTGCTCGGCGACCTGCTGGACTACGTCGACTACCACGAGTTCGGCAACGGGATCCTGGGACAGATCTTCGGGGCCGAGAAGGTCCGTGAGTTCGCCGGGCTGCGGGCCAGCGGCGACTTCCGCGCCCTGCACGACTACAACCGGGCGATGTGGGATTCCCTGTCCGACGGAGCAGGAGTGCTCACCGAGGTGGTCGCGGACCGCTACCTCGAGGTGCTGGAGGCCGTCGGTCCCGACACCCTGCTGATCCTGGGCAACGTCGACGTCGCGTCCATCTGGGAGGACGTCGTCGGGAGCCGGCTGCCGCACCGGGACGGCCAGGTGATCGAGCTGGCCGGCCGGAAGTTCGGGTTCGTGGCCGGCGGCTCCACCCGGCCCGGTTTCGTGGCCCGGCCGTCGGAGCAGGCGTGGAAGCCGATGGTGCGGTCGGCGCAGGAGTTCCGTTCCGTGACAGCCTCTCTCGGGCCGGTCGATGTGCTGTGCTCGCACATCCCGCCCAACCTGGCGATGCTGCGGTACGACCGGTATCCGGGGCGGATGGAGATGTACGGCCCGGGTCTGCTGGAGGCCATCGACAGCGACCAGCCGGCGTTCTCGCTGTTCGGTCACGTCCACCAGCCGCTGGCCCGGCGGACCCGCCGCGGCCGGACGGAATGCATCAATGTCGGGCATTTCCAGCGCTTCCCGACCGCCTTCGACATCGAATTCGACTGA
- a CDS encoding SRPBCC family protein produces MADSSTQSLTMNAAALAIMDVIADFTAYPEWTGAVKKAEVTDPGVGARAKRVKFGLDAGLIKDTYELEYSWAPDGLSVSWELVVGQMQKSQHGSYTLRPVGPTTEVTYSLTVQLNVPLVGPLRRKAERTIMDTALKELRKRVEKA; encoded by the coding sequence ATGGCCGACTCCTCCACCCAATCGCTGACCATGAACGCGGCCGCCCTCGCGATCATGGACGTCATCGCCGACTTCACCGCCTATCCGGAATGGACCGGTGCGGTGAAGAAGGCCGAGGTGACGGACCCCGGTGTCGGTGCGCGCGCGAAGCGGGTGAAGTTCGGCCTGGACGCCGGACTGATCAAGGACACCTACGAACTCGAGTACAGCTGGGCCCCCGACGGTCTGTCGGTCAGCTGGGAACTCGTGGTGGGGCAGATGCAGAAGTCGCAGCACGGGTCCTACACCCTCCGCCCGGTCGGCCCGACGACCGAGGTCACCTACTCACTGACGGTCCAGCTCAACGTCCCGCTGGTCGGACCACTGCGACGCAAGGCCGAGCGGACGATCATGGACACCGCTCTGAAGGAGCTTCGCAAGCGAGTCGAGAAAGCGTGA
- a CDS encoding ArsA family ATPase yields MTASATSRPTPRIVMHTGKGGVGKTTLSAATAIAAAQVGHRTLLLSTDPAHSVADVLGTDLTADPARVAGVDGLWAAQVDTRGRFEQAWSDIRDYLVGVLSARGIAQVQAQELTVLPGADEVVALLEVLRHARGGDFDVIVVDCAPSGESLKLLALPETIRFYGDRLMGAPARLMRTLAAGFAGLTGHRTDAAGAAGAAAPSAAAISDSLGRLLDNLTAARELLADNNITGIRLVVTPERVVIAEARRLLTAFALHGFAVESVLVNRVLPEDQDHGPFLTAWRAAQSACWPSITESFGRLRIHEVSMTAQEPVGPVRLGAIALQLFGGLDPVADPVPSCGLRTEGADGRYRLLLELPLADRGDIELSRAGDDLIVTVGPQRRRIALPSVLQRCRTTGATFEGDALVIEFEADPDLWPAALAGSLGAGAR; encoded by the coding sequence GTGACCGCCTCTGCGACGAGTCGACCGACGCCGCGGATCGTGATGCACACCGGCAAGGGCGGCGTCGGGAAGACCACCCTGTCCGCGGCGACGGCCATCGCGGCGGCACAGGTCGGTCACCGCACCCTGCTGCTGTCCACCGACCCGGCCCACAGCGTGGCCGACGTGCTGGGTACCGACCTGACGGCCGACCCGGCCCGGGTCGCTGGAGTCGACGGGCTCTGGGCGGCCCAGGTGGACACCCGGGGACGTTTCGAGCAGGCGTGGTCGGACATCCGCGACTACCTGGTCGGTGTGCTCTCGGCCAGGGGTATCGCCCAGGTGCAGGCGCAGGAGCTGACCGTTCTGCCGGGGGCGGACGAGGTGGTCGCTCTGCTCGAGGTCCTCCGCCACGCGCGCGGCGGTGATTTCGACGTCATCGTGGTGGACTGCGCGCCCTCGGGGGAGTCCCTCAAGTTGTTGGCCCTGCCGGAGACCATCCGGTTCTACGGCGACCGGCTGATGGGCGCGCCGGCCCGGCTGATGCGCACCCTGGCCGCCGGATTCGCCGGGCTGACCGGCCACCGCACCGACGCGGCCGGTGCGGCCGGTGCGGCCGCGCCATCGGCCGCGGCGATCTCCGACTCGCTCGGCCGACTGCTCGACAACCTCACCGCAGCACGGGAGCTGTTGGCCGACAACAACATCACCGGGATCAGGCTGGTGGTCACGCCGGAGCGCGTGGTGATCGCCGAGGCTCGACGGCTGCTGACGGCGTTCGCCCTGCACGGTTTCGCGGTCGAATCCGTGCTCGTCAACCGGGTGCTGCCGGAGGACCAGGACCACGGCCCGTTCCTGACCGCCTGGCGCGCGGCGCAGTCGGCGTGCTGGCCGAGCATCACCGAGTCGTTCGGACGGCTCCGCATCCATGAGGTGAGCATGACGGCGCAGGAGCCGGTCGGACCGGTGCGCCTCGGCGCGATCGCCCTCCAGCTCTTCGGTGGTCTGGACCCGGTGGCCGATCCGGTCCCGTCCTGCGGGCTGCGCACGGAGGGTGCCGACGGCAGGTACCGGCTGCTGCTGGAGCTGCCGCTGGCCGACCGCGGCGACATCGAGCTCAGCCGGGCCGGCGACGACCTGATCGTGACGGTCGGGCCGCAGCGCCGACGGATCGCCCTGCCCTCGGTGCTCCAGCGCTGTCGCACCACCGGGGCCACCTTCGAGGGTGATGCCCTGGTGATCGAGTTCGAGGCCGACCCTGATCTGTGGCCGGCCGCCCTGGCGGGCTCGCTCGGTGCCGGTGCCAGGTGA
- a CDS encoding ROK family protein translates to MNGSTFNIGIDIGGTSVRAAVIDDRCEIVASRRAFTPRTVQETEDVLSSLITELASEFEVGAAGLAVAGFVSTDRRRVMFAPHLAWRGDPVPARLSARLGLPVVMDHDVNSAAWAEYRSGAAQHSPVALLIALGTGIGAGLVIDGVIYRGAHGVAPELGHVVVVPGGRPCPCGKNGCWERYCSGTALAQTARELLEGWSVGDGEPLSEGARARSPLALVDPAGITGTMVAAAAGDGDPVALAAMEDLSRWLGVGLAMATDIIDPEVIVIGGGVAAAAPLYLPTAQRDLSAGMTGSGHRPEPRLVVATFGDRAGIIGAALLAGAAVGAPPADLKPV, encoded by the coding sequence ATGAACGGCAGCACCTTCAACATCGGGATCGACATCGGGGGCACCTCTGTCAGGGCGGCGGTGATCGACGATCGTTGCGAGATCGTCGCCTCCCGCAGGGCCTTCACGCCGCGCACCGTGCAGGAGACGGAGGACGTGCTGTCGTCCCTGATCACCGAGCTCGCCTCGGAGTTCGAGGTCGGTGCGGCCGGCCTGGCGGTGGCCGGCTTCGTCAGCACCGACCGCCGGCGGGTGATGTTCGCGCCGCATCTGGCCTGGCGGGGCGATCCCGTGCCGGCCCGCCTCAGTGCCCGTCTCGGCCTGCCGGTGGTGATGGACCACGACGTCAACTCCGCGGCCTGGGCCGAGTACCGGTCCGGTGCGGCCCAGCATTCGCCGGTGGCGCTGCTGATCGCACTCGGCACCGGGATCGGCGCCGGACTCGTCATCGACGGGGTGATCTACCGGGGGGCACACGGCGTCGCGCCGGAACTGGGTCATGTCGTCGTCGTCCCGGGTGGGCGGCCCTGCCCGTGCGGAAAAAACGGTTGCTGGGAACGGTACTGCTCCGGTACGGCCCTGGCCCAGACTGCTCGCGAGCTGCTAGAGGGCTGGTCCGTCGGCGACGGCGAACCGCTGAGCGAGGGCGCGCGCGCCCGGAGCCCGCTGGCGTTGGTCGACCCGGCCGGCATCACCGGGACCATGGTGGCGGCGGCCGCCGGGGACGGCGACCCGGTGGCGCTGGCCGCCATGGAGGATCTGAGCCGCTGGCTCGGGGTGGGCCTGGCGATGGCCACCGACATCATCGATCCGGAGGTGATCGTGATCGGCGGTGGGGTGGCTGCGGCAGCGCCGCTGTACCTGCCGACCGCCCAGCGTGACCTGTCCGCCGGGATGACCGGGTCCGGGCATCGGCCGGAGCCACGGCTGGTCGTCGCCACCTTCGGCGACCGGGCGGGGATCATCGGTGCGGCGCTGCTGGCCGGGGCGGCGGTCGGTGCGCCACCGGCCGACCTGAAGCCGGTCTGA